A genomic segment from Desulfonatronum lacustre DSM 10312 encodes:
- the rdgC gene encoding recombination-associated protein RdgC yields MGFLSASTGLTRYRLPDEVGDDVLSDVQLRLKRFAFVDIDQSMEERSFGWVCFDDLLDAEWTTAGPEKGPYLAFSLRLDTRRVPPAVFKKHWMIALRERMAQLVAEGKKFLSKDQKTELRDQVRQRLLMRSLPIPAVFDVVWSVRDNRVYLATTNTKVRTLFEELFARTFDAELEPLTPVVLALELLGEAAEGRLTGFEGSMFVPIRRAAVETAREAFGQAAARRESDRVRDASDEEGEGVS; encoded by the coding sequence GTGGGTTTTCTTTCCGCGAGCACGGGACTGACCAGATACCGTCTGCCGGACGAGGTCGGGGACGACGTGCTTTCCGATGTCCAGCTCAGGCTGAAACGGTTTGCCTTCGTGGACATCGACCAGAGCATGGAGGAGCGGTCCTTCGGCTGGGTCTGCTTCGACGACCTGTTGGACGCGGAGTGGACCACGGCTGGTCCGGAAAAAGGACCGTACTTGGCCTTTTCCCTGCGCCTGGACACCCGGCGCGTCCCTCCGGCGGTGTTCAAGAAACATTGGATGATCGCCCTGCGGGAGCGGATGGCCCAACTGGTCGCGGAAGGCAAGAAGTTTCTGAGCAAGGACCAAAAAACCGAACTGCGCGATCAGGTCCGGCAACGCCTGCTGATGCGCAGTCTGCCCATCCCGGCGGTGTTCGACGTGGTCTGGAGCGTACGGGACAACCGGGTGTATCTGGCCACCACCAATACCAAGGTCCGCACCCTGTTCGAGGAACTGTTCGCCCGAACCTTCGATGCCGAGCTGGAGCCGCTGACTCCGGTGGTTCTGGCGCTGGAACTCCTGGGAGAAGCGGCGGAAGGTCGGTTGACCGGATTTGAGGGATCGATGTTCGTTCCGATCCGTCGAGCCGCCGTGGAGACAGCCCGAGAGGCTTTTGGGCAGGCCGCCGCGCGGCGCGAAAGTGACCGCGTTCGCGACGCATCCGATGAAGAAGGGGAGGGCGTGTCGTGA